The DNA window GCTACACTCTCCACAGGGGACACAGTTATTTCTGACAAATCTTATCAAGTTGCAAGAAAATCTGTTGGCGCAATGATTGAAGGTATTGATCAAATCATGCAAGGGAAAGTATCTAGTGCATTTGCATTCACAAGACCTCCTGGACACCATGCATCTAGAGATAAAGGTATGGGATTCTGTGTATTTAATAATGTAGCCATTGCAGCTAAGTATTTACAAAATAAATATGGGATTAAGCGTATCTTAATTGTGGATTTTGATGTTCATCACGGCAATGGAACGCAAGATATATTTTATAGTGATAATTCGGTATTTTATTTTAGCATTCATCAACATCCTTTTTATCCTGGCACGGGACGTCAAACCGAGCGAGGTATTGGTAATGGATATGGTTTTACGTTAAATATCGATTTACCAAAAGGTGCGGGAGATAGAGAATTCATTGAAGGTTTAAATAATCAATTAATACCTGCTATGGACAAGTTTAAACCAGAATTTATTTTAGTCTCTGCCGGATTTGATGCGCATGAAAATGATTTGCTTGGACAATTAAAGTACTCAAATGATGGTTACAAAAAAGCTGCTGATATTTTATTGTCACTCGCAAAAAAATACTCCATGAATCGTATGATGTTTGTATTAGAAGGTGGCTATGAGCCAACAAATATAAAAGATGCTTCAGAGAGCATTCTGAACGCAATGATATCTAAACATAACAATTAATAATTCAAATTATTCCCTTACTTTGATAAAGTAAAATATACAATTTTTGAGGAGTTAATTATGGCTAAAAAAAATATAGAAGAAGCATTGCTGGAAAAAATCCATCAAAAACTCTCAGACATTAACACCAATATGCTTAAAGTATTTTGGATTGTCGCTATTTTTGCTTTTCTATACTTTGGCTTAATGCTCTATCTTCTAAATAAATAATTTAAATCTTAAAAGAAGCTTTCTTGATTCTGTCATGTATTGCATACCATTCAGATTTTTCGGGTGGCAATTCAATATATATTTTTTCATATTTTTTATCGTCCATTAACCTTAGTGTTGAGTAAAAAACTTGCCCATATTGATAGGCATCTTTTGGCATTTGATGAATATGTATATTATTTTTATTGATATCGCTTAAAAGTAATAAGACAGATTTATTTATTGGCATATCGTTAATTAAATGTTCAATTTCTGATTTTTCATATGGATGAACTGAAGCTCTCGGCTGATAATGATTCAATAAATTGCCTGAAATTTTCTCGTCAGAATTAGAATGAGGCAGAATTTTTTTATCTATGACCTCTTCAATATGAGCTATAGGCAAACCTCCCGGGCGAAGTATCTTAGGTTTGATTTCTGTTAAGTCAATAATGGTAGATTCAAGCCCCACTTCACATTGACCGCCATCAAGAATAGCTGAAATTTTTCCATCAAGATCATCCAAGACATGTTGAGCTGACGTAGGGCTTACACGACCAAATAAATTTGCAGATGGCGCGACAATCCCTTTATTAAGAATTGTGAGAAGAGAAAGCGTCACAGG is part of the Candidatus Methylopumilus rimovensis genome and encodes:
- a CDS encoding histone deacetylase — its product is MIALLQPAEIVAESEKNTLKIAVLYDDQFLLHNTGLNHPENPSRITHAIDFLKKEYQFKSHLIWPSFDYAPIDLISLVHSEKYINLVKLESERLNKSVATLSTGDTVISDKSYQVARKSVGAMIEGIDQIMQGKVSSAFAFTRPPGHHASRDKGMGFCVFNNVAIAAKYLQNKYGIKRILIVDFDVHHGNGTQDIFYSDNSVFYFSIHQHPFYPGTGRQTERGIGNGYGFTLNIDLPKGAGDREFIEGLNNQLIPAMDKFKPEFILVSAGFDAHENDLLGQLKYSNDGYKKAADILLSLAKKYSMNRMMFVLEGGYEPTNIKDASESILNAMISKHNN
- a CDS encoding L-threonylcarbamoyladenylate synthase, yielding MKTILLKANDIDLDKASQLLSDGELVAIPTETVYGLAADASNISAINKIFEVKKRPQSHPLILHLRSIDQLNDWAIDIPSDVHNLAKHFWPGPMSLLLKKHPDVLSEITGGSDKICIRIPNHPVTLSLLTILNKGIVAPSANLFGRVSPTSAQHVLDDLDGKISAILDGGQCEVGLESTIIDLTEIKPKILRPGGLPIAHIEEVIDKKILPHSNSDEKISGNLLNHYQPRASVHPYEKSEIEHLINDMPINKSVLLLLSDINKNNIHIHQMPKDAYQYGQVFYSTLRLMDDKKYEKIYIELPPEKSEWYAIHDRIKKASFKI